Proteins found in one Amycolatopsis umgeniensis genomic segment:
- a CDS encoding MFS transporter: protein MTAVVNEDTWTARRINRTALITMVVMVFAWAVDYIDRFSIGMALPMIGAEFDLSKTQQGWLVTVFALVYMVCQIPAGFLADRYGSRGPMLVTLLAWSAFTAMTGMAGTFGMLLVVRGLFGVCQGLFPAASFKAIAERTTPGNRATVTGVMLSAGGIGAGLAPLIVGPLLMALGWRHTFFWMAGIGAIIGVIVWTMLPKALPKSLSSLPRTESAPPEVSRKQVLKSFVVWKFTLLFCVTNMLNYGMITWVPSYLLETRGLSLSQTGVLAAIPMLVSIGTTILGGWLFDRYFHDHGRWYLSSIALVTVVLLTLMVNADSTVEFTVYETLALAVFGMATMAVFGLPLRVLPTAVTGIGMGVMNFGGQVAGAVAPVAMGWLADTFSYTAAFGFLIGTTFLTAVMAFWVPQNPAQFTFSPASTGAGSRGAP from the coding sequence ATGACGGCAGTGGTCAACGAGGACACCTGGACAGCGCGGCGGATCAACCGGACGGCGCTCATCACCATGGTGGTGATGGTCTTCGCCTGGGCGGTCGACTACATCGACCGGTTCTCCATCGGGATGGCGCTGCCGATGATCGGCGCCGAGTTCGACCTCAGCAAGACCCAGCAGGGCTGGCTCGTGACCGTGTTCGCGCTGGTCTATATGGTCTGCCAGATCCCGGCGGGTTTCCTCGCCGACCGGTACGGCTCGCGAGGGCCGATGCTGGTGACCCTGCTGGCCTGGTCGGCGTTCACCGCGATGACCGGGATGGCGGGCACCTTCGGCATGCTGCTGGTCGTCCGCGGCCTTTTCGGGGTGTGCCAAGGACTTTTCCCGGCGGCCTCGTTCAAGGCGATCGCGGAACGGACCACCCCGGGCAACCGCGCGACGGTGACCGGCGTGATGCTGTCGGCCGGCGGGATCGGCGCCGGGCTGGCGCCGCTGATCGTCGGCCCGCTGCTGATGGCCCTCGGCTGGCGGCACACGTTCTTCTGGATGGCGGGGATCGGCGCGATCATCGGCGTGATCGTCTGGACGATGCTGCCCAAGGCGCTGCCGAAGTCGCTGAGCAGTCTTCCGCGTACGGAGTCGGCGCCGCCCGAAGTCTCGCGCAAGCAGGTCCTGAAGTCCTTTGTGGTCTGGAAGTTCACCCTGCTGTTCTGCGTCACCAACATGCTGAACTACGGGATGATCACCTGGGTTCCCAGCTACCTGCTGGAAACGCGGGGCCTGTCGCTGAGCCAGACCGGTGTCCTGGCCGCGATCCCGATGCTGGTCAGCATCGGCACCACCATCCTCGGCGGCTGGCTGTTCGACCGGTACTTCCACGACCACGGCCGCTGGTACCTCAGCTCGATCGCACTGGTCACCGTGGTGCTGCTGACACTGATGGTGAACGCGGACAGCACGGTGGAGTTCACCGTCTACGAGACGCTGGCCCTCGCGGTGTTCGGCATGGCGACGATGGCCGTCTTCGGTCTCCCGCTGCGCGTGCTGCCCACGGCGGTCACCGGGATCGGCATGGGCGTGATGAACTTCGGCGGTCAGGTGGCGGGCGCGGTCGCCCCGGTGGCGATGGGCTGGCTCGCCGACACGTTCTCTTACACCGCCGCGTTCGGGTTTCTCATCGGCACCACCTTCCTCACCGCCGTGATGGCGTTCTGGGTTCCGCAGAACCCCGCGCAGTTCACCTTCTCCCCGGCGAGTACCGGCGCGGGGTCCCGTGGGGCTCCGTGA
- a CDS encoding GNAT family N-acetyltransferase has translation MTNLATNTESLASAEVRDEAVAAARAAAVASGVEIRELTEIADLAAVVGLFESIWKSAPGARPVSTELLRAMSSAGNYVAGAFEGGELLGACFGFFGNPGKASLHSHIAGVADAGAGRGIGQALKLHQRGWALLQDVSMITWTFDPLVRRNAYFNLGKLGAHPIGYLPDFYGPMEDSINGSGDTDRLMVGWDLTSPDVRAAAFGEPVLIDAGALDAAKALSVDSDGGPSIGSADTPTVLVAVPSDIERLRRTDPGRGNAWRVALREVLGGLMADNARVAGFDRAGWYVISKEQS, from the coding sequence GTGACGAATCTTGCGACGAATACGGAAAGCCTCGCGTCGGCGGAGGTGCGCGACGAAGCCGTCGCCGCCGCTCGTGCCGCGGCCGTGGCTTCGGGCGTCGAAATCCGCGAACTCACCGAAATCGCCGATCTGGCCGCGGTGGTCGGCCTGTTCGAGTCGATCTGGAAGTCCGCGCCCGGCGCCCGGCCGGTGAGCACGGAACTGCTCCGTGCGATGTCCTCGGCCGGGAACTACGTCGCGGGCGCTTTCGAGGGCGGCGAACTGCTGGGGGCCTGTTTCGGTTTCTTCGGGAATCCGGGAAAGGCCAGTCTGCACAGTCATATCGCCGGGGTGGCCGATGCCGGCGCGGGTCGGGGGATCGGTCAAGCCCTCAAACTGCACCAGCGCGGCTGGGCGCTGCTTCAGGACGTCTCGATGATCACCTGGACCTTCGACCCGCTGGTGCGGCGCAACGCCTATTTCAACCTGGGGAAACTCGGCGCGCACCCGATCGGGTACCTGCCCGACTTCTACGGTCCGATGGAGGACAGCATCAACGGCTCGGGCGACACCGACCGGCTGATGGTCGGCTGGGACCTGACGAGCCCGGACGTCCGCGCCGCGGCCTTCGGTGAACCCGTCCTGATCGACGCGGGAGCGCTCGACGCGGCGAAGGCCCTGTCGGTCGACTCCGACGGCGGCCCGAGCATCGGATCCGCCGACACGCCGACAGTGCTCGTCGCGGTCCCCTCGGATATCGAACGGTTACGCCGCACCGATCCCGGTCGCGGCAACGCGTGGCGTGTCGCCCTGCGCGAAGTCCTCGGCGGACTGATGGCGGACAACGCCCGAGTCGCCGGTTTCGATCGTGCCGGCTGGTACGTGATCTCGAAGGAGCAGTCGTGA
- the menC gene encoding o-succinylbenzoate synthase encodes MKLSGVELRRVRMPLVAPFRTSFGTQAERELLLVRAVTPAGEGWGECVAMEAPLYSSEYNDAAEHVLRNHLIPALLAAGDLTAYKVTPLLAKFKGHRMAKAALEMAVLDAELRAHDRSFAAELGSTRDSVACGVSVGIMDSIPQLLDVVGGYLDEGYVRIKLKIEPGWDVEPVRQVRERFGDDVLLQVDANTAYTLGDAPLLSRLDPFDLLLIEQPLEEEDVLGHAELAKRIRTPICLDESIVSARAAADAIKLGACQIVNIKPGRVGGYLEARRVHDVCAAHGVAVWCGGMIETGLGRAANVALASLPGFTLPGDTSASGRFYRTDITEPFVLDAGHLPVPTGPGLGVTPIPDLLDEVTTEKAWIGS; translated from the coding sequence GTGAAACTCAGCGGTGTGGAACTGCGCCGGGTCCGGATGCCGCTCGTGGCCCCGTTCCGGACGTCGTTCGGAACGCAGGCCGAACGGGAACTCCTGCTCGTCCGCGCGGTGACCCCGGCGGGCGAGGGCTGGGGCGAATGCGTGGCGATGGAGGCGCCGCTCTACTCCTCGGAGTACAACGACGCCGCCGAACACGTACTGCGGAATCACCTGATCCCGGCCCTGCTGGCCGCGGGGGACTTGACCGCGTACAAGGTGACCCCGCTGCTGGCGAAGTTCAAGGGCCACCGGATGGCGAAGGCCGCGCTGGAGATGGCGGTCCTCGACGCCGAACTCCGCGCGCACGACCGGTCCTTCGCGGCCGAGCTCGGGTCCACTCGCGACTCCGTGGCCTGCGGGGTCTCGGTCGGCATCATGGACTCGATCCCGCAGCTGCTCGACGTCGTCGGCGGCTACCTCGACGAGGGCTATGTCCGGATCAAGCTGAAGATCGAACCCGGTTGGGACGTCGAGCCCGTGCGCCAGGTGCGGGAGCGCTTCGGTGACGACGTGCTGCTGCAGGTCGACGCGAACACCGCGTACACCCTCGGCGACGCGCCGCTGCTCTCCCGGCTCGACCCGTTCGACCTCCTGCTGATCGAGCAGCCGCTCGAGGAGGAGGACGTGCTCGGCCACGCCGAACTGGCCAAACGCATCCGGACGCCGATCTGCCTCGACGAGTCGATCGTCTCCGCGAGGGCGGCGGCGGACGCGATCAAGCTCGGCGCCTGCCAGATCGTCAACATCAAACCGGGCCGCGTCGGCGGCTACCTCGAGGCCCGCCGGGTGCACGACGTCTGCGCGGCGCACGGGGTCGCGGTGTGGTGCGGTGGGATGATCGAGACCGGTCTCGGGCGGGCGGCCAACGTCGCGCTCGCCTCGCTGCCCGGCTTCACGCTGCCGGGTGACACCTCGGCATCCGGCCGGTTCTACCGCACGGACATCACCGAACCGTTCGTGCTGGACGCCGGTCATCTGCCGGTGCCGACCGGGCCGGGCCTCGGCGTGACTCCGATTCCCGACCTGCTGGACGAGGTCACCACGGAGAAAGCGTGGATCGGTTCGTAG
- a CDS encoding M20 family metallopeptidase: protein MSDLLADIETLVRCESPSSDHEAVARSAEVVAGIGVRLLGAEPERIVVDGVTHLRWRFGDGPSRVLLLGHHDTVWPHGSLETHPFSVRDGVLRGPGCFDMKAGVVMALHAAAVVPDRDGLSILVTGDEEIGSPSSRALIEETAAGCDAAFVLEASADGGALKCRRKGVSHYRVEVLGRAAHAGLEPEKGINAGIEIAHQILAIAAIADPAAGTSVTPTVVSAGTTVNTVPAAASVAVDVRVWNEAEQLRVDKAMRGLRPVLKDAEVRVTGGINRPALEEGSSAGLFELARELSGGLGLGELTSASVGGASDGNYTAGMGVPTLDGLGAVGGGAHADHEHVLVAELSPRTALLAALVENVLAKRGPSGATNPAGESGTARR from the coding sequence ATGAGCGACCTGCTCGCCGACATCGAGACGCTCGTCCGCTGCGAATCCCCGTCGTCGGATCACGAAGCCGTGGCCCGCAGCGCCGAAGTGGTGGCCGGAATCGGCGTGAGGCTGCTCGGCGCGGAGCCGGAGCGGATCGTCGTCGACGGTGTCACCCACCTGCGCTGGCGATTCGGCGACGGACCGTCTCGCGTGCTGCTCCTCGGTCACCATGACACGGTGTGGCCCCACGGTTCGCTCGAGACGCACCCGTTCTCCGTGCGGGACGGCGTGTTGCGCGGTCCCGGCTGCTTCGACATGAAGGCCGGGGTCGTGATGGCGCTGCACGCCGCCGCGGTCGTCCCCGATCGAGACGGACTGTCCATTCTGGTCACCGGCGACGAGGAGATCGGCTCGCCGTCTTCCCGCGCGCTGATCGAGGAAACGGCGGCAGGCTGCGACGCGGCGTTCGTGCTGGAGGCTTCGGCCGACGGCGGCGCGCTGAAATGCCGACGCAAAGGCGTTTCCCACTACCGCGTCGAGGTGCTCGGCCGGGCCGCGCACGCCGGGCTCGAACCGGAGAAGGGGATCAACGCGGGGATCGAGATCGCGCACCAGATCCTTGCGATCGCCGCGATCGCCGATCCGGCGGCCGGGACCAGCGTGACCCCCACCGTCGTCTCGGCGGGAACGACGGTCAACACCGTTCCCGCGGCCGCGAGCGTGGCCGTCGACGTCCGCGTGTGGAACGAGGCCGAGCAACTCCGCGTCGACAAGGCCATGCGGGGCCTCCGTCCGGTCCTGAAGGACGCGGAAGTCCGGGTGACGGGCGGGATCAACCGGCCGGCACTCGAAGAGGGTTCGTCGGCGGGATTGTTCGAGCTGGCGCGGGAATTGTCGGGTGGACTCGGCCTCGGCGAGCTCACTTCCGCGTCGGTCGGCGGTGCCTCGGACGGCAATTACACCGCGGGGATGGGAGTTCCCACCTTGGACGGCCTCGGTGCCGTCGGTGGCGGGGCGCACGCGGATCACGAACACGTCCTCGTCGCGGAATTGTCCCCGCGCACCGCTTTGCTGGCCGCGCTGGTGGAAAATGTCCTCGCGAAGCGGGGTCCGTCCGGCGCGACGAATCCCGCGGGCGAATCTGGTACGGCACGACGGTGA
- a CDS encoding amidohydrolase family protein has protein sequence MRTLLRGGRVVDPATGFDGTADVLVSGGVVTAVGEGLTAEPGDVEIDVSGLVVGPGFIDLHSHVHTIAGQRLQAMDGVTTALDLEAGLMPIERAYAEAAAAGRPLHYGFSASWGAARAQVLAGIEPDANIDSGLAVLGNPAWQRSSSPKELAAWLSLVDGELAAGALGVGVLLGYAPDTDPNEFLALARLAKEAGAPTYTHVRELVEVNPETPVDGSAEIAIVAAETGAAMHHCHVNSTSGHQIERVLSALEAGRVAGSRVTVEAYPYGAGSTAIGAAFLSPERLKMKGLSPSSVIMLESGERIADAGRLLQVRAEDPGAPCILEFLDESSPHDLGLLHQALAFPDAIVASDALPVYWKNGTSESTEWPLPPGGATHPRTSGTYSKTLRLMVRESRAWTWLEAFRRCSYLPARVLDEVAPGALAKGRLNVGADADIVVIDPETITDAATYFDSTRPSVGVRHLFVSGVPVVTDGNLRTDAFPGKPLRGEPR, from the coding sequence ATGCGGACACTCTTGCGTGGCGGTCGTGTCGTCGATCCGGCGACGGGGTTCGACGGTACGGCCGACGTGCTGGTATCCGGCGGCGTGGTCACCGCCGTCGGGGAGGGTTTGACCGCGGAGCCGGGCGACGTGGAGATCGACGTCTCCGGGCTCGTCGTGGGACCGGGTTTCATCGACCTGCACAGCCACGTGCACACCATCGCGGGCCAGCGGCTGCAGGCGATGGACGGGGTGACGACCGCGCTCGACCTCGAAGCCGGTCTGATGCCGATCGAGCGGGCGTACGCCGAGGCCGCCGCGGCGGGACGTCCGCTGCACTACGGGTTCTCCGCTTCCTGGGGTGCCGCGCGGGCGCAGGTGCTCGCCGGGATCGAGCCGGACGCGAATATCGACAGTGGGCTCGCGGTGCTCGGAAACCCGGCCTGGCAAAGGTCTTCGTCACCGAAGGAGCTGGCGGCCTGGCTGTCCCTTGTGGACGGTGAGCTGGCCGCGGGCGCGCTCGGCGTCGGTGTTCTCCTCGGTTACGCGCCCGACACCGACCCCAACGAATTCCTCGCGCTGGCCCGTCTCGCGAAGGAGGCGGGGGCGCCGACCTACACCCACGTCCGCGAGCTGGTCGAGGTGAATCCGGAGACGCCCGTCGACGGTTCCGCGGAGATCGCGATCGTCGCGGCCGAGACCGGTGCCGCGATGCACCACTGCCACGTGAACAGCACGTCCGGTCACCAGATCGAGCGAGTGCTCTCGGCGCTCGAAGCGGGTCGCGTGGCCGGGTCGCGGGTGACCGTCGAGGCCTATCCGTACGGGGCGGGCAGCACGGCGATCGGCGCCGCCTTCCTGTCACCCGAGCGCCTCAAGATGAAGGGGCTTTCCCCGTCCAGTGTGATCATGCTGGAGTCGGGGGAGCGCATCGCCGACGCGGGCCGCCTGCTCCAGGTCCGCGCCGAGGACCCGGGCGCGCCGTGCATCCTCGAGTTCCTCGACGAGAGCAGCCCACACGACCTCGGCCTGCTGCACCAGGCGCTCGCGTTCCCCGACGCCATCGTCGCCAGTGACGCCCTGCCCGTCTACTGGAAGAACGGGACCAGCGAGAGCACCGAATGGCCGTTGCCGCCCGGCGGCGCGACACATCCGCGCACCTCCGGGACCTACTCCAAGACGTTGCGCCTGATGGTGCGCGAGAGCCGCGCCTGGACCTGGCTGGAGGCGTTCCGGCGCTGCTCGTACCTGCCGGCGCGCGTGCTCGACGAGGTCGCCCCCGGGGCACTGGCCAAGGGAAGGCTCAACGTGGGCGCCGACGCCGACATCGTCGTCATCGACCCGGAGACCATCACCGACGCGGCGACCTACTTCGACTCGACGAGGCCTTCGGTCGGCGTCCGGCATCTGTTCGTCTCGGGTGTTCCCGTGGTCACCGACGGGAACCTGCGCACCGACGCGTTCCCCGGCAAGCCGCTGCGGGGTGAGCCGCGATGA
- a CDS encoding helix-turn-helix domain-containing protein — MLTPVPSKPHTSLGRVLEDLGDVLLEPIAVGRTTRKQLGGVVIHDPHDESEFPAFAVVLGVGVREQDEVVRLLHDVGARGAAALVVRSPVTPTPELKRAADSSGVALLGLARGASWAHLAAMLRTLLAEGDVGEVSPQTLGGMPSGDLFALANAVAALLDAPVTIEDRSNRILAFSGRQDEADPSRVETILGRQVPERFARGLERDGVFDRLYRDHTPVYVDPQRYDEVELVLPRVALAVRAGDEILGSIWAAVREPLSEERTQALIDAAKLVALHMLRLRAGADVERRLRADLVSTALEGGTGAPEAIARLGLLGQPSIVLAMGLLGTPALEDDLRLVAERQRVADALAMHLSAVQPRSAVALVGDVAYGIVPMPGSHDDCQERSVRVASTFLERTGRRAAAAIGIGPLALDGSGLRASRDGADRALRVLLTNARTKRVATSDDVHVDALMLELADLAAARGDVATGPVARLLAYDAQHQSQLVHTLRCWLDAFGDIGAASAAAYVHPNTFRYRLRRLAEVGEIDLDDAGERFAAMLQLRLLPRDARTGPPAAED; from the coding sequence GTGCTGACACCGGTGCCCAGCAAGCCGCACACGAGTTTGGGGCGCGTCCTCGAAGACCTCGGGGACGTGCTCCTGGAGCCGATCGCGGTCGGCCGGACCACCCGCAAGCAGCTCGGCGGGGTGGTCATCCACGATCCGCACGACGAATCCGAATTTCCCGCGTTCGCCGTCGTGCTCGGCGTCGGGGTGCGGGAGCAGGACGAGGTCGTCCGCCTTCTGCACGACGTGGGTGCGCGAGGCGCGGCGGCGCTCGTCGTCCGCTCTCCCGTCACCCCGACGCCGGAACTCAAACGCGCGGCGGACTCGTCCGGGGTCGCCCTGCTCGGCCTCGCGCGTGGCGCGTCCTGGGCCCATCTCGCCGCCATGCTCCGGACCTTGCTCGCCGAGGGCGACGTCGGCGAGGTCTCCCCGCAGACGCTCGGCGGAATGCCGTCGGGTGATCTCTTCGCGCTGGCCAACGCGGTCGCCGCGCTGCTGGACGCGCCGGTGACCATCGAGGATCGCAGTAACCGGATCCTTGCGTTCTCCGGGCGCCAGGACGAAGCGGATCCCTCCCGGGTCGAGACCATCCTCGGCCGTCAGGTGCCGGAGCGGTTCGCCCGTGGGCTGGAACGGGACGGTGTCTTCGACAGGCTGTACCGCGACCACACACCTGTCTACGTCGACCCGCAGCGCTACGACGAAGTCGAGCTCGTCCTTCCCAGGGTGGCACTCGCCGTCCGGGCAGGCGACGAGATACTCGGCTCGATCTGGGCGGCGGTGCGGGAACCGCTCAGCGAGGAGCGGACCCAGGCGCTGATCGACGCCGCCAAACTCGTCGCGTTGCACATGCTCCGATTGCGCGCGGGTGCCGACGTCGAGCGGCGGTTGCGCGCGGACCTGGTGAGCACGGCGCTCGAAGGCGGCACCGGGGCACCGGAGGCGATCGCCCGGCTCGGCCTGCTCGGCCAGCCGTCGATCGTGCTCGCCATGGGCCTGCTCGGCACGCCCGCGCTGGAGGACGACCTCCGCCTGGTCGCGGAACGGCAGCGGGTCGCCGACGCGCTGGCCATGCACCTCAGCGCCGTCCAGCCGCGTTCGGCCGTCGCTCTCGTCGGCGACGTCGCCTACGGGATCGTCCCGATGCCCGGCAGCCACGACGACTGCCAGGAACGCTCGGTGCGGGTCGCGTCGACCTTCTTGGAGCGCACCGGACGCCGGGCGGCGGCCGCGATCGGCATCGGACCGCTCGCACTCGACGGCTCCGGCCTGCGTGCCTCCCGCGACGGTGCCGACAGGGCGCTGCGCGTCCTGCTCACCAATGCCCGCACGAAACGCGTCGCGACGTCCGACGACGTCCATGTCGACGCGCTCATGCTGGAACTCGCCGATCTCGCCGCGGCGAGGGGCGACGTCGCGACAGGACCTGTCGCGCGGTTGCTCGCCTACGACGCCCAGCACCAGTCACAACTGGTGCACACCCTCCGGTGCTGGCTGGACGCCTTCGGTGACATCGGCGCCGCGTCCGCCGCGGCCTACGTCCACCCGAACACCTTCCGGTACCGCTTGCGGCGGCTCGCCGAAGTCGGCGAGATCGACCTCGACGACGCGGGGGAGCGGTTCGCCGCGATGCTGCAACTGCGGCTGCTGCCCCGCGACGCGCGGACCGGCCCGCCCGCCGCCGAAGACTGA